The region TGCCATCTCAGTAAACTCCTCTCTTGctgggagagggagacagaaaaactgAGAGAACCCACATATTCCCACAGCGCCTTAAACATTTGATTGTTTAGGCACAGCTCATAAGGGGCCAATTTCCGAAGCTCAAAAGCATTTGCAACCTTTTTCTGCACCTTTACCTGCTGGTAGTTTAGGAGAGGGCCGACAGCCGCAGTCACTGTAGGACGGGCATCTGCATCTCAACAGGCGCGTGTAAGCTGACCGAAAGTCCTTATTGAGGGCTCCATAGAGAATGGGGTTGAGGGCTGAGTTGGCATAACCCAACCACAGCACAATGGAATATTCCGGTACTGAGCTCGGGTCGGGATGCTCTTTCAGGCCCAACACTGTGAAAAGAATGAAATATGGCAGCCAGCACACGATAAAAGCTCCTATCAATGCAGCCAGTGTAACGGTGGCTTTGTGCTCTCGCAGAGTCATGGCCGAGACACTGGGAACCGATGTGGTTGTGGTGGATGACCTGTTCCTGCAGTTGTAGCTGGCGATGCAAGTGGGACGGGTCCTGATGATGCGTTTGGCCTGTGTCCGTGCAATGAGAAGGATTCTGAAGTAGGTCCAGCACATTGCCAGCAGGGGTATGTAGAAAGTTAGAAGGGAGTCGGTCAGCACGTATGGTCTGTTCAGCTCAAAATGACATTTCCTCTCTGGGTGGCCGGGACCCTGATTCTGCACAGTCCCATTGACCGTGTTCCATCCCATTTGGATGGGTAAAAAAGACACAGCTAAGGACACTGTCCAAACACTGGCCATGGCTACCGCAACCCTCCAGGGCAGCACCAGTGAGGCATATCTCAGAGGCATGGTTACAGCAAGGTAGCGGTCAACACTGATCACCAATAGAGTGAGGATGGACGCAGTGCAGAGCATGACATCCATGGAGATGTAGAAGTTACAGAATACCGGCCCAAGAGGCCAGTCGTCgctcagctgcaggagagcagagaaaggaaGGACCAGCAGGCCGAGCAGCAAATCTGTCGCAGCCAGCGACACAATGAAGCAGTTGGTCAGACAGCGGAGGCGTCGGGAGGCACAGACAGCCAAGCACACAAGCACGTTACCACCAACAGTTAGAAGGAtgatgagggagaggaggacgcCCAGCACCACACTTGACAACATTATTTCTGGCATTTCACTCTGAAGTCGTCACTTCACTGAGCTTCATTgctatttttttccattttagttTTCAATCAGACGACGAGCCTCACTTTGGGAAACATAAATTATTGTGTAAGATTTGAAATATTGTGATTAATAATGCTATTAAATGTGTTTACTCAGAGCGTTTTGCTTctgccatttatttaattaaatagAACTAATCTAATCTCGACGTCTCAGTGCTCAGATGATTTAAATGATCACGTGTGATTGGGCGACATCTCTCCTCCCGCTAGTCTTTCCGCTGTTCGAGGTGTGAAGTCACTTGACTGGGTTTTGCTGGACCTTAAACTACAGCAACCTGGTCAAGTCAGCattgcaattaaaaaaaaaaaaacgggcaACAATTTGGTTGGACTTGGATATCTGTCTCTTGACAAATACTGTCATTGTGGTTGCAAATCAGCACTTTAGCTGGCTGTTATAATGTCTGTGATATCTGTTGAACCGTCTGCTTTTGCGATAATGATCCGTGGAATCCCTTTGGCCTCAGCGGCATCTTCTCGggctctgctgccaccttgtggtcaAACGACAGAAACGCAGTTAGTAATATTGCAAAGCCGTTTAAACAAAGACTGCGGTTCTTCTCTTTTACAGTACAATATGTCCACCTAAATCACACGAATTAAAGGTACCCAAGTGCAGTGAACAATGACATTAATAAAATGACACACTCAACATGATTAATAACAAAAGCGTTTACAGTAATCCAAGAAAccattaggtttagggttatatagaaataaaagaaattaacaAAAACGATTTTTCTTTtacaaacatcaaaaacaagaataaaacagTCACCTGGAGTATAGTATCAATGCATTACCAGAATTTAATTCGACatctcatttaaataaaattaatctTCATATGGCATTTTTCCAAGGAGAGCTTGGCATGGCTGGTGTTTAATTCGAAAGGCTAAAGTCTTGTGTGTCTGATTGATGATATTAAAGAATTTGCCAATTGTGTATTTATTCTGGATGTCTGTTTGCATTTTCCTGATGACACGAGAAAAAGCAAATCTGGCATTGTATAACAATTAGCCAATAAATCTGTGACAACAGAAATCAAGATGGATGAACGCTGTGTGGGCGCAGCCTTGGTTGAGTCGGGGACAAGATGGTCAACAGCGGAAACATCCATCATGAATGACCCTGAACGACCATAGAGGTGCTGCTGATACAACCATCTCACTGGCCATTTTTTCATAATTTGTAACCCCCAAACTGTTATTATTTtctattatttaaaaataatgctCATTGGGAGCATTTGAAAGTGGGAATTCTTTCTTTGCAAACATGGCATAGCTTAATGGAATTAATGaaacctttaaaaaatataatttaaaaaattatatattttttaatataatgtACAGATTTTACTTACTGCTTACTGATGTCCTCATCCAACTTAATTTAGGCATTTCCTCTGCTGGTCATGGTCTTAATTATTTCATATTGGATCTAACTTGTTTTTAGAAAGTTCAGTAGTTCTGATTCATCTTAGAGTGCAGCTAGTTCAGAATTGTATTAGTTTCTTTGCAGAAACAACATTTTGATGCATTATATTTTAATGATAATCATAAAGAAGTACAAACATATTTAATGTAAAGAATATGGAGTTGAATTTGATCTATTTTAACCTGTCAGAGTTATGTTGACACACATGATATTCTctgcagaaaataaagcatTGCTCGTTATAACAACACTATTTGAGCACTATTGAGCgtttcagtgtttttatgttttaacattttatgCAAGATGTTGTTGCTTTGAGCTCCCAGTTCTTGAAGAATCCATCTGCACGTTAGAGAGGGCAACATTTTTGTAAATGGATACAGTGTTCTGTCCTTAATGCCCC is a window of Takifugu rubripes chromosome 14, fTakRub1.2, whole genome shotgun sequence DNA encoding:
- the hrh2a gene encoding histamine receptor H2a isoform X2, whose amino-acid sequence is MPEIMLSSVVLGVLLSLIILLTVGGNVLVCLAVCASRRLRCLTNCFIVSLAATDLLLGLLVLPFSALLQLSDDWPLGPVFCNFYISMDVMLCTASILTLLVISVDRYLAVTMPLRYASLVLPWRVAVAMASVWTVSLAVSFLPIQMGWNTVNGTVQNQGPGHPERKCHFELNRPYVLTDSLLTFYIPLLAMCWTYFRILLIARTQAKRIIRTRPTCIASYNCRNRSSTTTTSVPSVSAMTLREHKATVTLAALIGAFIVCWLPYFILFTVLGLKEHPDPSSVPEYSIVLWLGYANSALNPILYGALNKDFRSAYTRLLRCRCPSYSDCGCRPSPKLPAVFLSPSPSKRGVY
- the hrh2a gene encoding histamine receptor H2a isoform X1, producing the protein MPEIMLSSVVLGVLLSLIILLTVGGNVLVCLAVCASRRLRCLTNCFIVSLAATDLLLGLLVLPFSALLQLSDDWPLGPVFCNFYISMDVMLCTASILTLLVISVDRYLAVTMPLRYASLVLPWRVAVAMASVWTVSLAVSFLPIQMGWNTVNGTVQNQGPGHPERKCHFELNRPYVLTDSLLTFYIPLLAMCWTYFRILLIARTQAKRIIRTRPTCIASYNCRNRSSTTTTSVPSVSAMTLREHKATVTLAALIGAFIVCWLPYFILFTVLGLKEHPDPSSVPEYSIVLWLGYANSALNPILYGALNKDFRSAYTRLLRCRCPSYSDCGCRPSPKLPAAREEFTEMALLCEHVPSTCTAGQVNQTIRLQQNKQQESQSPIHK